The sequence below is a genomic window from Pseudobdellovibrionaceae bacterium.
ATGATGCTGTTTGGTCTACTTGGAGGCCTGATTCTTAACCTTATGCCCTGTGTGTTTCCTATTCTGATGCTTAAAGTGTTTCAGGTCGTACAGTCTCACCAAGAAAAGAACATTCGCACATCCCTACTGTTTTATGTTCTAGGTATTCTTGTATCTTTTTGGGTTTTATCTATTACTATTTTAATCTTACAATCTGCGGGACACTTTGTTGGCTGGGGATTTCAATTGCAGTCTCCTATCTTCACTGGTTTTTTAATTTTGCTTTTTGTACTGATGGCCTTTTACTTTCTGGACTTCTTTTCACTGCCCCAATTTCGTTTTTTAAATATAGGGCAAGACTTAAGTAAAGACAGGATAATGTTAGTGCCTTTTTTACTGGGGTGCTGGCAGTGATCGTGGCCTCTCCTTGCACGGCCCCCTTTATGGGAGCGGCAATGGGATATGCGCTGTCTCGATCCACATTCGAGGTGCTCGCAATTTTTACAAGTCTTGGGCTTGGTTTGGGATTGCCGTTTTTACTTTTATCTTTATTCCCCCACTCTCTATCATGGTTGCCCCGCCCAGGCACTTGGATGATTTACTTTAAAAAAGCCATGGCCATACCCCTTTTACTCACAGCACTTTGGCTGGCTTGGGTTTTAATGCAACAGTTGTTACCTCAGAGCGCTCAAGAGGATGGATTTTGGACTCCTTATTCTAAAGAACGCGTCGCTGAGCAAAGAAAGTCTCAGCCTGTTTTTGTCAACTTCACAGCCGCTTGGTGCATCAGTTGTAAGGTGAACGAAAAAGTCGCCTTTCAAGATGCTGAAGTACAAAAATTTATCGAAGATCATAAAATCAAAATGTTTAAAGCGGACTGGACGCAAAAAAGTCCCGAAATAGCCAAAATATTACAATCTTATGGACGGGCTGGAGTTCCCATGTATTTGTTCTTTACACCCGAGTCCTCTGAGCCTGTTCTTTTACCAGAAGTTTTAACACCACAAATACTGATTCAACATTTAAAAACACACTTAAGGAGAGAGTTATGAAATATGTTTTATCTATTTTAATTTTAAGCTTTATGCTTCAAGGCTGCACGAAACAAAATCATGCCGCAGAAAAAGCTTCAACCCAAGACAGTCCAACCATCAATGCGTCAGACAGACCCACGACTGCCACCCTAGATCAAATGGCACCAGACTTTGAACTTCCAGGACACGATGGCAAGACCTACAAACTGAGCGACCTCAAAGGAAAAATTGTAGTCCTTGAGTGGTTCAACCATGAGTGTCCTTACGTCGTAAAGCACTACGATCAAAAAGCAAAAAATATGCAAAACACCCAGTCCAATATGATGAAACTTGTCTCTGCCCAAGGTCAGGAGCTGATCTGGTTGAGCATCATTTCTTCTGCTCCAGGTAAACAAGGTCACATCACGGCTGAAGAAGCCACCGCTTTGAAATCTAAACTTCAGGGCAACATGACAGCCTTTTTATTTGATCCCGAGGGAACAGTAGGAAAAGCCTATGAGGCCAAAACCACTCCACACATGTATGTGATAGACCAAAAAGGTATTTTAAAATACATGGGCGGAATGGATAACAAACCTTCTGCGAACGTCAGCAGTTTAGCGGGCGCACAAAACTATGTCGTGGAAGCCGTTACAAGTGTTTTAGACAATAAGCCGATTACAAACGCCTCTACAAAACCTTACGGCTGCTCGGTGAAATATCTATAAAACCTAAATCTATCTTTACCGAATCTTAAAGCGCAGATACTGTCTGCGCTTTTTTCTTAAACCTTTGTGCATAATCACATCTTTGACACAGATCTTCTAACATACGCCCCTGCTCAAAGCCCTGTCTTATTCGCGTTGCCTTTGTGCCATCCACAATGTCTGCAAAGCTGGTCTGTCCCATCACACCTAAATTGATGGCCGCTTCTTTGTCTAAGCAGCAGGGAACCACTACTCCATCAGCTAAGACAGCCACTTGCGATCTTGTACCGTAACACGAACCTGCATCTGAAATTTTATTATGCTTTAAATCGGGCCAAATAAAACGTGAATCAAAATGAATGTAGAGTCTGGATTTTACATTTTTAGATTTTTTAAAACCCACGTCCACACTTCTGTTGATTTGAACATCAAATTTACTTTCAATTTGCTTTAAAAAAAACTCTGTGTCTTGCCCCGCTTTGTGATCGCCAATATTCCACAGCCTGAGATTTATATATAAATCTGGACGCTCAATAAAGGCCTGATCAATAAACCCAAATATTTTATTTAAATACGTCAGAGGGTTAGCTGTAGGAAAATTGTCCGTGAAACTCTGCAAAGAAAAGTTCACTTGCTTGACTGTTTTGTGAAGTAAAGACGCTTGCACTGAAGCAGACAATAGAGTTCCATTCGTAGTGATTTCTAAATCCACTTGATGGTCCCCAGCGATTTCAATAAATCTGGGAAGTAAAGGATGAGCCAAGGGCTCGCCCATCACATGCAGACACACTCTTTCTGCCCAAGGGCTCACTTCTAAAAGCCGCGCCTTAAAGGTGTCCTCAGCCACTTGCTGTTCACCACGCTCTACGGCTGGGCAAAACGAACACTTAAGATTGCAGATGTTGCTGATCTCTAAATAAACTTTCTTAAAACGTTTATAGCTCACTTTAACCCACAGCCTCCAACACCCTGCCCCTGCCTATTTGGCCCTATTACGGAGCA
It includes:
- a CDS encoding thioredoxin family protein, yielding MIVASPCTAPFMGAAMGYALSRSTFEVLAIFTSLGLGLGLPFLLLSLFPHSLSWLPRPGTWMIYFKKAMAIPLLLTALWLAWVLMQQLLPQSAQEDGFWTPYSKERVAEQRKSQPVFVNFTAAWCISCKVNEKVAFQDAEVQKFIEDHKIKMFKADWTQKSPEIAKILQSYGRAGVPMYLFFTPESSEPVLLPEVLTPQILIQHLKTHLRREL
- a CDS encoding radical SAM protein, producing MSYKRFKKVYLEISNICNLKCSFCPAVERGEQQVAEDTFKARLLEVSPWAERVCLHVMGEPLAHPLLPRFIEIAGDHQVDLEITTNGTLLSASVQASLLHKTVKQVNFSLQSFTDNFPTANPLTYLNKIFGFIDQAFIERPDLYINLRLWNIGDHKAGQDTEFFLKQIESKFDVQINRSVDVGFKKSKNVKSRLYIHFDSRFIWPDLKHNKISDAGSCYGTRSQVAVLADGVVVPCCLDKEAAINLGVMGQTSFADIVDGTKATRIRQGFEQGRMLEDLCQRCDYAQRFKKKAQTVSAL
- a CDS encoding redoxin domain-containing protein: MKYVLSILILSFMLQGCTKQNHAAEKASTQDSPTINASDRPTTATLDQMAPDFELPGHDGKTYKLSDLKGKIVVLEWFNHECPYVVKHYDQKAKNMQNTQSNMMKLVSAQGQELIWLSIISSAPGKQGHITAEEATALKSKLQGNMTAFLFDPEGTVGKAYEAKTTPHMYVIDQKGILKYMGGMDNKPSANVSSLAGAQNYVVEAVTSVLDNKPITNASTKPYGCSVKYL